Proteins from one Gimesia maris genomic window:
- a CDS encoding NPCBM/NEW2 domain-containing protein yields MKKCNLSGLLLAVLICVAELLICPLASADEVLLYDGKKVSGKIRSVDSSVLKIEVGKDLQEISLFDVTSYKFLEPALPQNVSQLLIDGEKPSYAAGPRTAKVKLRKGLHRFTLPYYHSVGLAKLDIQVSGPGMKKAEVPKEQLFRVNTAVREIPAIEYKIDEKGYRLPVKIEKPEKYIAYRLMEWSHPVKVKSMADLKAVPVKKYGASPRLALLSRRSAINFGIVYEGLIQIPQDGEYTFAVETDKNSKAKLYIGDYPSELYKQAKRKLSSGWQVAFSQAGKLSGTLKEWTRTGIHFQVPAAEKEIDLILKPGAVHELWKIQEDKKQTKTVDRKGESKIEDSAYVTTQDGNIHRVSGEVVGINEQSLLFQYQGQQREVNLDRVVGLVLWKNRVQPESKLALQSLMTLIGNTQIPGVVELNQGATASITMPWGDSFSINKDYLESVKTVNARSVSLVEIQPDSVTQVPFFNQRYPYQVNKSLAGQPLKIGTQSFSKGLCVHARTVLVYQLGKEFEQFQTTPGLQAETGKLGNVAVKVMADGKTLFEKPEFTSATKLESLSLDVTGCETLTLVVDFGKDQDVGDRFVWGDPKLIRAVPKELAANQK; encoded by the coding sequence ATGAAGAAGTGTAATTTGAGCGGCTTGTTGCTGGCGGTGCTGATCTGTGTGGCGGAACTGTTGATCTGTCCGCTCGCCTCTGCCGATGAAGTGCTGCTCTATGATGGAAAAAAGGTCTCGGGTAAGATCCGGTCTGTCGATTCCAGCGTATTGAAGATCGAAGTCGGTAAAGACCTGCAGGAAATCAGCCTGTTTGATGTGACGTCTTACAAATTTCTGGAACCGGCGCTGCCTCAGAATGTGAGTCAGCTACTGATTGATGGGGAAAAGCCGAGTTATGCCGCGGGACCCCGTACTGCGAAAGTCAAACTTCGTAAAGGACTGCATCGCTTTACCCTGCCCTATTATCACTCGGTGGGACTGGCGAAGCTGGATATTCAGGTGTCAGGTCCGGGGATGAAAAAGGCGGAAGTACCCAAAGAGCAGTTGTTTCGCGTCAATACAGCAGTGCGCGAGATTCCCGCGATCGAATACAAGATCGATGAAAAGGGATATCGACTGCCTGTCAAGATTGAGAAACCGGAAAAATATATTGCGTACCGACTGATGGAATGGAGCCATCCTGTGAAGGTTAAATCGATGGCTGATCTGAAAGCGGTTCCGGTTAAAAAATATGGTGCAAGCCCGCGACTGGCTTTATTGAGCCGTCGCAGTGCCATCAATTTCGGAATTGTGTATGAAGGACTGATCCAGATTCCCCAGGACGGCGAATACACGTTTGCAGTGGAGACCGATAAAAACAGCAAGGCGAAACTCTACATCGGAGATTATCCCAGCGAACTCTATAAACAGGCGAAAAGAAAATTATCGTCCGGCTGGCAGGTGGCCTTTTCTCAAGCGGGAAAACTTTCGGGGACCTTAAAGGAATGGACCAGAACGGGCATCCATTTTCAGGTTCCCGCTGCTGAAAAAGAGATTGACCTGATATTAAAACCGGGAGCCGTACATGAACTCTGGAAGATTCAGGAAGACAAGAAACAAACAAAGACGGTAGACCGCAAAGGGGAATCGAAGATCGAAGATTCGGCTTATGTCACCACGCAGGATGGGAATATTCATCGCGTGTCAGGTGAAGTGGTGGGGATTAACGAACAGAGTCTTTTGTTTCAATACCAGGGACAGCAACGCGAAGTCAATCTGGACCGGGTTGTGGGACTGGTCCTGTGGAAGAATCGCGTGCAACCTGAGAGCAAACTGGCGTTGCAGAGCCTGATGACTCTGATCGGCAATACGCAGATTCCCGGCGTGGTCGAACTGAACCAGGGCGCAACCGCCAGCATTACCATGCCGTGGGGCGATTCGTTTTCCATCAATAAGGATTATCTGGAGTCTGTGAAAACGGTCAACGCCCGTTCGGTTTCGCTGGTGGAAATCCAGCCGGACAGTGTGACGCAGGTCCCCTTTTTCAATCAGCGGTATCCCTACCAGGTCAACAAGAGTCTGGCTGGCCAGCCTTTGAAGATCGGGACGCAGTCGTTCTCCAAAGGACTGTGTGTGCATGCCCGGACGGTGCTGGTTTATCAGCTGGGTAAAGAATTTGAACAATTCCAGACCACACCAGGCCTGCAGGCTGAAACGGGGAAACTGGGAAATGTCGCGGTCAAGGTCATGGCTGATGGCAAAACCCTGTTTGAAAAGCCAGAGTTTACCAGCGCCACGAAACTGGAATCACTCAGCCTGGATGTGACAGGCTGTGAGACTTTGACGCTGGTCGTTGATTTTGGAAAAGATCAGGATGTGGGAGATCGCTTTGTCTGGGGCGATCCAAAACTGATCCGGGCGGTACCCAAAGAACTGGCGGCGAATCAGAAATAA
- a CDS encoding site-2 protease family protein: MPDKNHPLPPPDPVIIVQPQDYQTEVKDFSTAQPAYRNTVRPPRSKVPLILFVVTCLSTFIVGATHNNPFVPVPREFARVYDHIQLVGWTRFFIDGISYAGPLMLILLSHEMGHYLQSRRYHIPATRPLFIPMPLTPFGTMGAVILQRGGIANRKQMFDIAVSGPLAGLVFALPIAYWGVLQSTVAVTLKQPGTMSYGEPLILQWMIRLVHGPLAENQEVILNPMLFAGWVGIFITALNLLPIGQLDGGHILYTLLGKKANLISRLLMASAVGYMIYADEYGYSLLILLLVFFGINHPPTADDTVPLGKTRIITGWLTLAFFIIGFTLTPVIFYQ, translated from the coding sequence ATGCCTGACAAAAATCATCCTCTGCCACCCCCTGATCCTGTCATTATTGTGCAGCCACAGGACTACCAGACCGAGGTCAAAGATTTTTCCACAGCGCAGCCTGCTTATCGAAATACAGTTCGTCCGCCACGCAGTAAAGTACCACTGATCCTGTTTGTGGTGACTTGCCTCAGTACGTTCATTGTCGGTGCCACACATAACAATCCGTTTGTTCCTGTCCCCAGAGAATTCGCCCGCGTGTATGATCATATTCAGCTGGTTGGCTGGACGAGATTCTTCATCGACGGAATTTCTTATGCGGGTCCTTTGATGCTCATTTTGCTCTCCCATGAAATGGGGCACTATCTGCAATCGCGACGCTACCACATTCCCGCCACCCGACCTCTGTTCATCCCCATGCCTCTCACGCCGTTTGGAACCATGGGCGCCGTGATTCTGCAACGAGGCGGAATCGCCAATCGCAAACAGATGTTCGATATTGCCGTTTCCGGTCCCCTCGCGGGACTGGTCTTTGCGCTCCCGATCGCATACTGGGGCGTACTGCAATCAACGGTTGCCGTCACTTTGAAGCAACCAGGCACGATGAGCTATGGAGAACCACTGATTCTGCAATGGATGATCAGACTGGTCCACGGACCGCTGGCGGAAAATCAGGAAGTCATTTTAAACCCGATGCTGTTTGCAGGCTGGGTCGGGATTTTCATCACAGCATTGAATCTGCTTCCCATTGGTCAGCTGGATGGTGGTCACATCCTCTACACACTGCTGGGTAAAAAAGCGAATCTGATTTCCCGCCTGCTGATGGCATCCGCAGTGGGATATATGATTTACGCGGATGAGTATGGCTACTCTCTCTTGATACTCTTACTTGTGTTTTTTGGCATCAATCATCCTCCCACCGCCGACGACACGGTCCCCCTGGGTAAAACCCGGATCATTACAGGCTGGCTGACACTGGCGTTTTTCATCATCGGCTTTACCCTGACACCAGTCATATTTTACCAATAA
- the pgsA gene encoding CDP-diacylglycerol--glycerol-3-phosphate 3-phosphatidyltransferase, which produces MNSPAEKQSENPQTGSELLGPEIWNLPNLITVSRLVLALVLFVIIYLEGWWKTSAAIFILAAATDFLDGYFARKYNQVTTLGRILDPFVDKIIICGAFIFLLERGPATGINAWFVLIIIGREMFITSLRGFLEQHGRDFSASWSGKIKMGVQCVAVVLCLLSLSPEAPFNSSAFFLLRDISIWSAALITLYSGVDYVFRASRILRNKPLS; this is translated from the coding sequence ATGAATTCACCAGCGGAAAAACAGTCCGAGAACCCGCAAACCGGTTCTGAACTCTTAGGACCAGAAATCTGGAATCTGCCGAACCTGATCACCGTCAGTCGACTGGTGCTCGCGCTGGTCTTATTTGTCATCATTTATCTGGAAGGCTGGTGGAAGACCTCTGCTGCCATCTTCATTCTGGCTGCTGCCACCGACTTTCTGGACGGCTATTTTGCCCGTAAATACAATCAGGTCACCACGCTGGGCCGGATTCTGGACCCCTTTGTAGATAAAATCATCATCTGTGGCGCCTTCATTTTTCTGCTGGAGCGTGGCCCGGCTACGGGCATCAATGCCTGGTTTGTCCTGATCATCATTGGTCGGGAAATGTTCATCACCAGCCTCAGAGGATTTCTCGAACAGCATGGTCGTGATTTTTCCGCCAGCTGGAGTGGTAAAATCAAAATGGGTGTCCAATGTGTCGCAGTGGTTCTTTGTCTGCTGTCACTCAGCCCGGAAGCCCCCTTTAACAGCTCCGCATTCTTTCTGCTTCGCGACATCTCTATCTGGTCAGCAGCACTCATCACCCTGTACAGCGGTGTGGATTATGTGTTCCGAGCCTCCAGAATTCTTCGCAATAAGCCATTGTCATAA
- a CDS encoding PQQ-binding-like beta-propeller repeat protein, with the protein MRSLFLILFSSILLTLPLQAETPASNLKSSQKQYEEWPQWRGPRGDGTWQGPAIKTSWPETGLKKLWEREIGGGYGGISVSHRKLYLMDRPVTSPEEQEKAQGIHGHRADRQDIERVLCFDALTGKQLWSHSYPAVYDKLDYGNGPRCAPTVVNNRVYTLGTMGDVFCLDAKTGDIIWKKQLVTDFGGKVPQWGYAAAPYLIGDLVILMPGGTEQGTAIVALDSNTGKERWRSLQDEAGYATPLLIHHNQQDQLIVWSPNQIHSVDPRTGAHFWSVPYKVTYGVAIASPIEKEGIILVAGYWEGSKAIQLGEKPEQAELLWEDRRALRGLMSQPLYRDGYAYLLDKQFGLTCFEYATGKKIWDDDNQMTPGNSRNPQASLVWLNNSSRALILNSEGALILAELTPAGYKELARARLIGETWAHPAYAETRVYARSNTKLVAGELPIEESIADSP; encoded by the coding sequence CTTCCGCTTCAGGCCGAGACTCCCGCTTCGAATCTGAAAAGCTCCCAAAAACAATATGAAGAATGGCCCCAATGGCGCGGTCCGCGTGGAGATGGCACCTGGCAGGGACCGGCGATCAAAACCAGCTGGCCCGAAACCGGACTGAAAAAACTCTGGGAACGTGAAATCGGCGGAGGTTATGGCGGCATCTCTGTGTCCCATCGCAAACTCTATCTCATGGATCGACCGGTGACTTCGCCTGAAGAACAGGAAAAAGCACAAGGCATTCATGGACATCGGGCCGACCGTCAGGATATTGAACGCGTACTCTGCTTTGATGCGCTCACCGGCAAACAGCTCTGGTCACATTCTTACCCGGCTGTTTATGACAAACTGGACTACGGCAACGGTCCCCGCTGTGCCCCCACGGTAGTTAATAATCGGGTCTATACGCTGGGTACAATGGGGGATGTCTTCTGCCTTGATGCGAAGACGGGCGACATCATCTGGAAAAAACAGCTCGTTACAGACTTCGGCGGCAAAGTCCCTCAATGGGGTTATGCTGCCGCTCCCTATCTGATCGGTGATCTGGTAATTCTCATGCCGGGTGGAACAGAACAGGGAACCGCCATTGTCGCCCTCGACAGTAATACAGGGAAAGAACGCTGGCGTTCACTGCAAGACGAAGCCGGTTATGCCACACCACTGCTGATTCATCACAACCAGCAGGACCAGTTGATTGTCTGGTCGCCGAATCAGATCCATAGTGTCGACCCACGGACCGGTGCCCATTTCTGGTCAGTTCCCTATAAAGTCACTTACGGCGTAGCGATTGCCAGTCCGATCGAAAAGGAGGGAATTATCTTAGTCGCCGGTTACTGGGAAGGTTCCAAAGCTATCCAGTTGGGAGAGAAGCCAGAGCAGGCTGAACTCTTATGGGAAGACCGCCGCGCATTGCGGGGACTGATGTCACAGCCATTATACCGGGATGGCTATGCCTACCTGCTGGACAAACAGTTCGGACTGACCTGTTTCGAATACGCCACCGGCAAGAAAATCTGGGATGATGACAACCAGATGACGCCCGGCAACAGCCGCAACCCGCAGGCCAGTCTGGTCTGGCTCAACAATTCCTCGCGCGCTTTGATTCTCAATTCGGAAGGTGCTTTGATTCTCGCTGAACTGACTCCTGCCGGTTACAAAGAACTCGCCCGCGCCCGCCTGATCGGCGAAACCTGGGCTCATCCAGCATACGCTGAAACACGTGTTTATGCCCGCAGTAATACAAAACTGGTCGCCGGCGAACTCCCCATTGAAGAATCGATTGCTGATTCCCCATAA